In the genome of Nonomuraea sp. NBC_00507, the window GTACGCGCTGCACCACGTGCTCGGCGACCCGCCGGACCCGGCGGGCCTGGACGCGCTGCGCATGCTGGCCGGCGACAGCGATGCCGACGTGGCCGGCTGGGCCTCACTGGGCGTGGCGCTCCGCTCAGCGCGCTAGGCGGACCACCTCAGGAGGCAGCTCCTCGATCCGCGAGGAGTCCCACGGCCGTTCGAGCCCCGCCTCGCGCAGCACCGAGTCCAGGACCATCGCCGTGAACCCCCACACCAGCATGCCCCGCACGCGAAACGCCGGCCCCGCCATGCCGCTGGGGTGTCGCAACATGATCCGGTTGTCCGGGTCGACCAGCTCCGCGATCGGTACCCGCTCCACGGACTCGACCTCGTCGGGCGAGGCCGCGTGCACCGCCGACGGCTCGCGCCACCACCCGATCACCGGCGTGACCCGGTTGTCGCTGTAGGTGAGATAGAGCTCCGACAACGCGCACAGCACCTCGACCCCGCTCCGGTCGAGCCCGGTCTCCTCCTCAGCCTCGCGTAGCGCCGCTTCGATCGGGCCGCCGTCCTCGGGGTCCACGCCGCCGCCTGGAAAGGCGGGCTGGCCCGCGTGCCTGCGGCCGCGCGTGCTGCGCTGAATGAGGAGCACGTCGGGGCCGAGCGGCCCTTCACCGAACAACATCAGCACCGCCGCGGCCCGCCCGCGCCCGTCGGGTGGCCGCAGGTATCGGGGGACTCGGGTCTGCTGCGCTTGCGCCGCCAGCCTGTCGAGCCAGTCGGGGACTTGGGTCACGCATCCTCCAACACGCCGGGACTCCGGTGACTTCCCCGCCGGTCAGGAGAAGGGGCCGGGTCTGACGAGCTTCTGGGCCTCGGCGGCCGAGGTGGGGCCGGTGCCGTACGCGGGGCAGAGCGCGGTCAGCGGGCAGACGCCGCAGGCCGGGCGCCGGGCGTGGCAGATGCGGCGGCCGTGCCAGATCACCCGGTGCGAGAAGATCGTCCACTCGCGCCTGGGCAGCAGCTCGGCCACGACGTGCTCGATCTTGACCGGGTCGGTCTCCTCCGTCCAGCCGAAGCGGCGCACCAAGCGCTGGAAATGGGTGTCGACGGTGAGTCCCGGCACCCCGAACGCGTTGCCCAGCACCACGTTGGCCGTCTTGCGGCCCACTCCGGGCAGCTTGACCAGGTCCTTCAGCTTGCCCGGCACCTCGCCGCCGTGCCGCTCGCAGATCGCCTGCGCCATGCCGATGATGCTGTTGGTCTTCGCGCGGAAGAACCCGGTCGAGCGGATGATCTCCTCCACGTCGGTCCGGTCCGCGGCGGCGTAGTCCTCGGCCGTCGAATACTTCGCGAAGAGAATGGGGGTCACCATGTTGACCCGCTTGTCCGTGCACTGCGCGGAGAGGATGGTCGCGACCAGCAGCTCGAGCGGGTTGCGGAAGTCGAGCTCGCAGTGGGCGTCCGGGTAGGTCTCCGCGAGGATGCGGTTCATCTTGCGCGCCCGCCGCACCAGTGCCAGCTGGGTCTCCGGCTTGCGCCCCGCCGCGTTCGTCGCCATGCCGCAAGGGTAGCCACAAAGGATTGAACCCTGGACCGCCTCGACCGCGTACAACCTGGCGACACGGGAGGCGGTGGCCATGAGCGGTCAGGGCGCGGCGCTTGCGGACTTCGTCCGGCACTCGGGGCCGTTGCGTGGGCAGGCGCTGCAGCGCCTCGCCATCGCCTGCGCAGCCACCCTGGCCAGGCTGCACGCGAGCGGCATGTCCGGGCTGCGGCTCAGCCCGGAGAGCGTGGCGCTCGGCACGCGGGGCCAGGTGCTCATCGGCTGGCATCCCAAGGCTGGAGGCTCGACGGCCGAGGACATACAAGCCTGGGCCGATCTCGTGGTGTTCGCGGCGACCGGTGTCCAGGACGGCGATCGCGCGGTCCTGCCTCCCGCGCTGCGCATCGCGGTGGAGCAATGCCGCCAATCGGACGCAGCGGCTCGCCCGAGGGCCGTGGACCTGCTGCGCGTCCTCCTCGGCCATACCGTGGCGACGGCCGTGGCCTCTGTCGACGACCTGCTCGCCTCTTGATCCAGGACTTCCGGTACTTTTCCCCTGGATAAGGCTCATCGTTACGAACCAGAACACTCCGGGATTCCCATAACCTGTGTGTGCTGCTCGGAGTGGGGTGAGTCACAATGGCAGCAGAGGAGGCAGAGTGAACACCGAAGATGTGCTGGGCAAGGCCCCCCTGTTCGCCGCGCTGGACCGCGAGAGCGCCGCGGCGCTGCGCACGAGCATCACCGAGGTCCAGCTGTCCAAGGGACAGACGCTCTTCCACGAGAACGAGACCGGTGACCGGCTCTACGTCGTGCTGGAAGGCAAGATCAAGCTTTCCCGCACCTCGCCCGACGGCAGGGAAAACCTGTTGAGCGTGCTGGGGCCGAGCGAGATGTTCGGCGAGTTGTCCCTGTTCGACCCGCGGCCGCGCACGGCCACGGCGACGGCGCTGACCGAGGTGCGGCTGGCGGGCCTCGGCCATGACGACTTGCGCCCGTGGTTGACCGGCCGTCCCGAGGTGGCGCTGCATCTGCTGCGCGCGCTCGCGCAGCGGTTGCGCCGTACCAACGACGTGCTGGCCGACCTGGTCTTCACCGACGTGCCGGGACGCGTGGCCAAGCAGCTGCTCGACCTGGCCGAGCGGTTCGGCACCAAGACCGAGGACGGCCTGCGGGTGCACCACGACCTCACGCAGGAGGAGCTGGCCCAGCTTGTCGGCGCCTCCCGCGAGACGGTCAACAAGGCGCTGGCCGACTTCGCCGGGCGTGGCTGGCTGCGGATCGAGGCCAAGGCCGTGGTCATTCTCGACATGGATCGGCTCTACAACCGTTCCAGGTAGTCCAGCTGGGCTTTCACCGACATCTCGGCGGCCGCCCACAGCGACTTGTCGACGTCGGCGTAGACGATGCGGACGATCTCGCGCGGCGTGCGCGCGCCCTGTGCCTGCGCCGCCCTGATCTGGTCGAGCCGCTGACGCCTGTGCGCGATATAGCCGTCCAGCGCCCCGATCGGGTCCGGCAGCACGGGCCCGTGCCCGGGCAGCAGCGCCCGCGCCTCCAGGCCCTCCGCCGCCGCCCTGAGCCGGTCAAGGCTGCGTAGATAGTCGGCCAGGCCGCCGTCCGGGGCGATGATCGTGGT includes:
- the nth gene encoding endonuclease III; the encoded protein is MATNAAGRKPETQLALVRRARKMNRILAETYPDAHCELDFRNPLELLVATILSAQCTDKRVNMVTPILFAKYSTAEDYAAADRTDVEEIIRSTGFFRAKTNSIIGMAQAICERHGGEVPGKLKDLVKLPGVGRKTANVVLGNAFGVPGLTVDTHFQRLVRRFGWTEETDPVKIEHVVAELLPRREWTIFSHRVIWHGRRICHARRPACGVCPLTALCPAYGTGPTSAAEAQKLVRPGPFS
- a CDS encoding NUDIX hydrolase — its product is MTQVPDWLDRLAAQAQQTRVPRYLRPPDGRGRAAAVLMLFGEGPLGPDVLLIQRSTRGRRHAGQPAFPGGGVDPEDGGPIEAALREAEEETGLDRSGVEVLCALSELYLTYSDNRVTPVIGWWREPSAVHAASPDEVESVERVPIAELVDPDNRIMLRHPSGMAGPAFRVRGMLVWGFTAMVLDSVLREAGLERPWDSSRIEELPPEVVRLAR
- a CDS encoding Crp/Fnr family transcriptional regulator produces the protein MNTEDVLGKAPLFAALDRESAAALRTSITEVQLSKGQTLFHENETGDRLYVVLEGKIKLSRTSPDGRENLLSVLGPSEMFGELSLFDPRPRTATATALTEVRLAGLGHDDLRPWLTGRPEVALHLLRALAQRLRRTNDVLADLVFTDVPGRVAKQLLDLAERFGTKTEDGLRVHHDLTQEELAQLVGASRETVNKALADFAGRGWLRIEAKAVVILDMDRLYNRSR